A single Ketogulonicigenium vulgare WSH-001 DNA region contains:
- a CDS encoding FAD/NAD(P)-binding protein, which translates to MKDVQMLDRTEGADAKTALLIIGGGASGVLLAAHVLHHMGDAPKGAVTIVEPTVALGQGIAYATTDPDHLLNTRVHNMSAFPDQPHHFADWLAARPAYAGYDDHSFVPRMVYGAYLADLVAAPLADGRLIWRRARAVALREGAAGVVARLDDGASLVADRAVLATGHVVPGTGDGLAASAWDNVSVDDQEGRVVIIGSGLSMVDQVLSLLKSGHRGPIVTVSRRGQMPRPHRPAAPLEIAESDVPFGGTASQLFAFARAQARRAEAQGGTWRDAVDGIRPYVRRIWASLDLAARKRLLKHADVWWDVHRHRIPEASDTTISAAMARGQLTQLRAAYLGAERSAGQVIARLRPRGQRDEISLPAAAIIDCRGIRNDPAAHASPLMADLFGQGVLRVDPLGISPDVDADCHLRGKDGTSAAHILAVGPVTRSAFWEITAVPDIRSQTWQVAQDIAPLLVKARI; encoded by the coding sequence ATGAAGGATGTTCAGATGCTCGACCGGACCGAGGGCGCAGATGCCAAGACTGCCCTGCTGATCATTGGCGGCGGCGCAAGCGGCGTTTTGCTGGCGGCGCATGTGCTGCATCACATGGGCGATGCGCCAAAGGGTGCGGTCACGATCGTCGAGCCGACGGTGGCTCTGGGTCAGGGCATCGCCTATGCGACGACCGATCCCGACCACCTGCTGAACACCCGCGTCCATAATATGAGCGCCTTTCCCGACCAGCCGCATCACTTCGCCGACTGGCTGGCGGCGCGCCCCGCCTATGCGGGCTATGATGACCACAGCTTTGTGCCGCGCATGGTTTACGGGGCCTATCTGGCGGATCTGGTGGCCGCGCCTTTGGCGGATGGGCGGCTGATCTGGCGGCGCGCGCGGGCCGTCGCGCTGCGCGAGGGGGCGGCAGGCGTTGTCGCGCGGCTGGATGATGGCGCAAGCCTTGTGGCGGATCGTGCCGTGCTGGCGACGGGGCATGTGGTGCCCGGCACGGGCGACGGGTTGGCCGCTAGCGCATGGGACAACGTGTCGGTCGATGATCAAGAGGGTCGCGTGGTGATCATCGGATCGGGCCTGTCGATGGTGGATCAGGTGCTGTCGCTGTTGAAGTCGGGCCACCGTGGTCCAATTGTGACCGTTTCGCGCCGGGGTCAGATGCCGCGCCCGCACCGCCCGGCCGCGCCGCTGGAGATCGCTGAAAGTGATGTACCATTTGGCGGCACAGCCAGCCAACTTTTCGCCTTTGCCCGCGCACAGGCGCGACGGGCCGAGGCGCAGGGCGGCACATGGCGCGATGCGGTGGACGGCATTCGCCCCTATGTGCGCCGCATCTGGGCCAGCCTCGACCTTGCAGCGCGCAAGCGGCTTTTGAAACATGCGGATGTCTGGTGGGATGTGCACCGCCATCGTATCCCCGAGGCCTCGGACACGACGATCTCGGCGGCGATGGCGCGCGGGCAGTTGACCCAGTTGCGTGCCGCCTATCTGGGGGCCGAGCGCTCGGCAGGGCAGGTGATCGCCCGCCTGCGCCCGCGCGGCCAAAGGGACGAGATTTCGCTGCCTGCCGCCGCGATCATCGACTGTCGCGGCATCCGCAATGATCCCGCCGCCCATGCCAGCCCGCTGATGGCGGATCTGTTCGGGCAAGGTGTGCTGCGCGTCGATCCGTTGGGGATCAGCCCCGATGTTGACGCCGACTGCCACCTGCGGGGCAAGGATGGTACATCCGCCGCGCATATTCTGGCGGTGGGCCCGGTCACGCGCTCGGCGTTTTGGGAGATTACCGCCGTGCCCGATATCCGCAGCCAGACCTGGCAAGTGGCGCAGGATATCGCGCCGCTGCTGGTCAAGGCACGGATTTAA
- a CDS encoding glycosyltransferase family 2 protein: protein MRARDIAVVVPVHNDPQGLARLLPQLKPFNFGQTVLVDDGSSPPVAARGVLRSSDIATGPGSARDLGLAQVKKPYVLFLDSDDQILAPFGQLLRDLQNQPFDICLFQHDEGAGHLPPHDQEIWSALRLGIQAVQQVPLAALPSLAQVQNYPWNRLYRTGFLRAHQIRHGATFLHEDIRPHWHAFSRAQKVLVSDHICVLHHPGRLTAIGDKRRLQYRDALAETAPLLPDGDWRRSFAGFAANLHQWAMTQMAPAPPIISRAPLRLKPVGPHRAFMPPAYAALRPYWGDRIAITTDGPFDLQLIAHPHDAQMVVPKPTLLLSEEPFWDLLHNPHPDMLDVTLPGAIGALSVAQITHANSDVYAPDGLPYFPLTDHGFEQTYRQLFARNAKRSAQDWLDLWAQAKWHFAFAIAHRPEAFNDIAHSGLRGLSARRTGLALHHRGPRTVIFGTGWAGAGQRSSAWHQTKIARLDGRARVISAIENTLHPHYLSEKLFDAMACGALPLVIAPPDHAAHRLGLPPSVLCDPGVIPDATLGLARDYSRAQQRLAALWRDPARIAAARARFAARIGAQILARA from the coding sequence ATGCGTGCGCGCGATATTGCGGTGGTCGTGCCGGTTCACAATGATCCGCAAGGTCTGGCCCGCCTGTTACCGCAATTAAAGCCGTTCAATTTCGGTCAAACCGTGCTTGTCGACGATGGCTCCTCGCCGCCCGTGGCAGCCCGCGGCGTCCTGCGTAGCAGCGACATTGCCACGGGTCCGGGCAGCGCGCGCGACCTTGGCCTTGCGCAGGTCAAAAAGCCCTATGTCCTGTTCTTGGATTCGGATGACCAGATTCTTGCGCCGTTTGGACAGCTACTGCGCGACCTGCAAAACCAGCCTTTTGATATTTGCCTGTTCCAGCATGATGAGGGCGCGGGCCACTTGCCACCCCATGATCAAGAGATCTGGAGCGCCCTACGCCTTGGCATTCAGGCCGTGCAGCAGGTGCCGCTGGCTGCGCTGCCTAGCCTTGCGCAGGTACAGAATTACCCGTGGAACCGCCTGTATCGGACGGGGTTTTTGCGCGCGCATCAGATCCGCCACGGCGCGACATTCCTGCACGAGGATATACGCCCCCATTGGCATGCCTTTTCACGCGCACAAAAGGTTTTGGTCAGCGATCATATCTGCGTGCTGCACCATCCGGGCCGATTGACGGCTATTGGGGACAAGCGCCGCCTGCAATACCGTGACGCACTGGCCGAGACCGCCCCGCTTTTACCCGACGGCGACTGGCGGCGCAGTTTCGCAGGATTTGCGGCCAATTTACACCAATGGGCGATGACGCAGATGGCACCCGCACCGCCGATCATATCGCGTGCGCCACTGCGCCTCAAACCCGTGGGGCCACATCGGGCGTTTATGCCGCCCGCTTATGCGGCACTGCGCCCTTATTGGGGTGATAGGATTGCAATCACCACAGACGGACCCTTTGATCTGCAGCTCATCGCGCATCCCCATGACGCGCAGATGGTCGTGCCCAAGCCAACCCTGCTGCTATCAGAGGAGCCGTTCTGGGATTTGCTGCATAATCCCCACCCTGACATGCTAGACGTGACATTGCCCGGCGCGATTGGCGCCCTGAGCGTGGCGCAGATCACCCATGCCAATTCCGATGTCTACGCGCCCGACGGCCTGCCGTATTTCCCGCTGACGGATCACGGCTTTGAACAGACCTACCGCCAATTGTTCGCCCGCAATGCCAAGCGTAGCGCGCAAGATTGGCTGGACCTGTGGGCCCAAGCCAAATGGCACTTTGCCTTTGCCATCGCCCACCGACCCGAGGCGTTTAACGACATCGCCCATAGTGGCCTGCGCGGCCTGTCTGCCCGGCGCACAGGGCTGGCCTTGCATCACCGCGGCCCAAGGACAGTGATCTTCGGCACCGGTTGGGCCGGCGCGGGCCAGCGCAGCAGCGCGTGGCACCAGACGAAAATCGCGCGCCTTGATGGCCGCGCACGGGTGATATCGGCGATCGAAAATACTCTGCACCCTCATTACCTATCCGAAAAGCTATTTGACGCAATGGCTTGCGGCGCGCTGCCGCTGGTGATCGCGCCGCCAGATCACGCAGCCCATCGCCTCGGGCTGCCCCCCAGCGTTCTATGTGATCCGGGCGTGATCCCTGACGCGACACTTGGCCTGGCGCGCGATTACAGCCGCGCGCAGCAGCGCCTTGCCGCGCTGTGGCGCGATCCCGCCCGGATCGCAGCCGCCCGCGCCCGCTTTGCCGCGCGGATCGGCGCGCAGATCCTGGCCCGCGCCTAG
- a CDS encoding calcium-binding protein, translating into MPLPQFIARTPILSSPDGPPALTVGSLVALNGFIYSTGAHDGALTRWSIGADGALEVGQTGTSGDAARLLGGTMAAGVALPIVLTGGTLSIGAHLVSPLVAVAAMTAVSAPLADGQALYFAAAGGGVLQITLNAAGLPIGQSLTRDTDEIFAGDLQTLHSFTSDGTAYLAGASSQDTGLSLWRIQSDGSLVEASSIGPDTGLWIAAPTAIETLVVAGETYLLVGAAGSSSISVLHLDAGGGLTLTDHVLDDRNSRFDTLQAMTAVTHQGQSYVIAGGGDDGFTIFQLLPGGRLIARAHVPDTIEAGLQNITAITASSGADDITFHIASGVEGGISTFRWAPDGTTTTNGRAGGLGDDVIVDPGGARAFTGGAGADLFVIAAGRQVKSITDFTLGEDRIDLSKWGMIRSLDQLTLTTTETGFQVSYGNFNLTVHSANGQPIDIANLSITDLINLTHIPPTLPKTNVAVPSAASEDMLIGTGGHDVLQAGDGGVTVYALEGNDIVIGGAGNDILIGGLGNDHLEGVAGNNYIFGGPGNNMIIGGTGNDILVGGAGSNTIIAGGGNNIIYDGAGPDRMVSGPGANLFVLMRDSQPDVIEGFQLGKDRIDLSSWGASGIAALNISQTASGAIIRFGAELLEIFTADQKPLDLAALNYDDLFATALPAPLPPVQATRGQNFGGTSASDSLAGTQFNDTLRGYGGNDVLFGWDGDDTLYGNAGNDWLIGGRGADTMYGGVGDDNYHVDDPGDMVIENPDQGNDTVYAEITYTLPANVENLRLLGDANLNGYGNELDNLLVGNYGDNYLEGGAGNDWLAAKAGSNILYGGPGRDWLVGGTGPDIFLYKDIADSPPGQSTRDLINNFTRGQDRIDLSAIDADQLADGHQSFTFIGANAFSGMAGELRYATWNQGWLIIEADVTGDGSADMQIFVNLLNEIGAEDFIL; encoded by the coding sequence ATGCCGCTGCCGCAATTCATCGCCCGCACCCCGATCCTCAGCAGCCCAGACGGGCCGCCCGCCCTGACGGTCGGGTCATTGGTGGCGCTGAACGGTTTCATCTACAGCACAGGTGCACATGATGGCGCGCTGACGCGCTGGTCCATTGGCGCGGATGGTGCGCTAGAGGTGGGGCAGACCGGCACATCCGGCGATGCAGCGCGGCTGCTGGGGGGCACAATGGCCGCGGGTGTCGCGCTGCCAATCGTCCTGACCGGGGGCACGCTGTCGATCGGGGCGCATCTGGTCAGCCCCCTCGTTGCGGTCGCGGCAATGACAGCGGTCAGCGCGCCGTTGGCAGATGGTCAGGCGTTGTATTTCGCAGCAGCAGGCGGCGGGGTGTTGCAGATCACGTTGAATGCGGCGGGCCTGCCCATCGGCCAAAGCCTCACCCGTGACACGGATGAGATTTTCGCGGGCGATCTACAGACACTGCATAGCTTTACCAGCGATGGCACCGCCTATCTTGCTGGCGCCAGCAGCCAGGACACCGGCCTCAGCCTGTGGCGCATCCAAAGCGACGGCAGCCTGGTCGAGGCCTCCTCCATCGGGCCTGATACGGGTCTGTGGATCGCCGCGCCGACAGCCATTGAAACACTGGTCGTTGCGGGCGAGACCTATCTGCTGGTCGGCGCGGCGGGCAGCAGCTCAATCTCGGTGCTGCATCTGGATGCGGGCGGCGGTCTGACATTGACAGATCACGTTCTGGATGACCGCAATAGCCGCTTTGACACGCTACAAGCCATGACAGCTGTGACCCATCAGGGCCAAAGCTATGTCATCGCAGGGGGCGGCGATGACGGCTTTACCATCTTTCAACTCCTGCCCGGCGGTCGGCTGATCGCCCGCGCGCATGTCCCCGACACGATCGAGGCCGGGCTGCAAAACATCACGGCCATCACGGCAAGCAGCGGCGCAGATGACATCACCTTTCACATCGCATCAGGGGTCGAGGGAGGTATTTCAACCTTTCGCTGGGCGCCGGACGGCACCACCACCACAAATGGCCGCGCCGGAGGATTAGGCGATGACGTGATCGTTGATCCGGGCGGCGCACGTGCCTTTACCGGTGGCGCGGGGGCCGATCTGTTTGTCATCGCTGCCGGTCGTCAGGTCAAAAGCATCACTGACTTTACCTTGGGCGAGGATCGGATCGATCTGTCGAAATGGGGCATGATCCGCAGTCTGGATCAACTGACCCTGACCACGACCGAGACCGGATTTCAGGTCAGCTATGGCAATTTCAATCTGACTGTTCACAGCGCCAACGGCCAGCCGATCGACATCGCGAATCTAAGCATCACCGACCTGATCAATCTGACCCACATCCCCCCAACCTTGCCCAAAACCAATGTTGCAGTCCCCAGCGCCGCGTCCGAAGACATGCTGATCGGTACCGGTGGCCATGATGTGCTGCAGGCCGGCGATGGTGGCGTTACGGTCTATGCGCTAGAGGGGAATGACATTGTAATCGGCGGCGCGGGCAATGACATTCTGATCGGCGGCCTTGGCAATGATCACCTCGAGGGGGTGGCCGGCAATAATTACATCTTTGGCGGCCCGGGCAACAATATGATCATCGGCGGCACCGGCAATGACATTCTGGTCGGCGGCGCTGGCAGCAATACGATCATCGCCGGGGGCGGCAATAATATCATTTACGACGGTGCGGGGCCCGATCGCATGGTCAGCGGTCCGGGGGCGAACCTGTTCGTATTGATGCGCGACAGCCAACCTGACGTGATCGAAGGATTTCAGCTCGGCAAAGATCGCATAGACCTGTCCAGCTGGGGTGCCAGTGGAATTGCAGCACTGAACATCAGCCAGACCGCAAGCGGCGCGATCATCCGCTTTGGCGCCGAGCTGCTCGAGATTTTCACCGCCGATCAAAAGCCACTGGATCTGGCGGCGCTCAACTATGACGATCTGTTCGCCACCGCGCTGCCCGCACCTTTGCCGCCGGTGCAAGCGACGCGGGGGCAGAATTTTGGCGGCACCTCGGCCTCGGACAGTCTGGCAGGCACGCAGTTCAACGACACATTGCGCGGCTATGGTGGCAATGACGTGCTGTTCGGCTGGGACGGGGACGACACGCTTTATGGCAATGCGGGGAATGACTGGCTGATCGGCGGGCGCGGCGCGGATACAATGTATGGCGGCGTGGGCGATGACAATTACCATGTCGATGACCCTGGCGATATGGTGATCGAGAACCCGGACCAAGGCAATGACACCGTCTATGCCGAGATCACCTATACCCTGCCTGCCAATGTCGAGAATTTGCGCCTGCTGGGCGATGCCAATCTGAATGGCTATGGCAACGAGCTGGATAATCTGCTGGTCGGCAATTACGGCGACAACTATCTGGAAGGTGGCGCCGGGAATGACTGGCTGGCGGCAAAGGCGGGGTCGAATATCCTCTATGGCGGCCCAGGCCGCGATTGGTTGGTCGGGGGAACCGGGCCTGATATCTTCCTGTACAAGGATATCGCCGACAGCCCGCCGGGCCAGAGCACGCGTGATCTGATCAATAACTTTACCCGCGGCCAGGATCGCATCGACCTGTCTGCCATCGATGCCGATCAATTGGCGGATGGGCACCAAAGTTTTACCTTTATCGGGGCAAACGCATTCTCTGGCATGGCGGGCGAGTTACGTTATGCGACGTGGAACCAAGGCTGGCTGATCATCGAGGCGGATGTCACCGGCGATGGCTCTGCCGATATGCAGATCTTTGTGAACCTCTTAAACGAAATCGGGGCCGAGGATTTCATCCTCTAG
- a CDS encoding LysR family transcriptional regulator has product MAKSRAAALHSELTLRKLQAFSVVAHLGNMTEAARQMGVAQPTLSQLVAGLESLVGTPLFLRTGGALVLTDAGEALLRKADAVLSEFDDFTTTMDSLTVDRPVQLRVAGVPSVMRLLLPPAMAELRRAFPGANVDGHEHSPAEIVNLLYQRTAHMGVLGANTVPEMSAGFTQMPIYLDPTVLVSPPDAPDDLPFLHVDLGSAGSQRVAQWFARRFPRARSLMHLRSYETAVRFAEEGLGRCVAPLVSCLDSQRSTGLRVQVIDDLPPRRLVALIPQTHLRIQAYAGLVEALGNAARARIDPVAAALPHLG; this is encoded by the coding sequence ATGGCCAAATCGCGCGCGGCGGCGCTGCATAGCGAATTAACCTTACGCAAACTTCAGGCGTTTTCGGTGGTCGCGCATCTGGGCAATATGACCGAGGCCGCGCGCCAGATGGGCGTGGCGCAGCCGACGCTGTCGCAGCTTGTCGCCGGGCTCGAGTCGCTGGTCGGCACGCCGCTGTTTTTGCGCACGGGCGGCGCGCTGGTGCTGACCGACGCGGGCGAGGCGCTGCTGCGCAAGGCCGATGCCGTGCTGTCCGAATTCGACGATTTCACCACCACGATGGACAGTCTGACCGTCGACCGCCCGGTGCAGCTGCGCGTGGCGGGGGTGCCATCGGTGATGCGTCTGCTGTTGCCCCCCGCGATGGCCGAGCTGCGGCGCGCCTTTCCCGGTGCGAATGTCGATGGCCACGAACATTCGCCCGCCGAGATCGTGAACCTGCTGTATCAGCGCACGGCGCATATGGGCGTGCTGGGCGCAAATACCGTGCCGGAAATGTCGGCGGGCTTTACACAGATGCCGATCTATCTGGACCCGACCGTGCTGGTCAGCCCGCCGGACGCGCCCGATGATCTGCCATTTTTGCATGTCGATCTGGGATCGGCGGGATCACAGCGCGTGGCGCAATGGTTTGCGCGACGTTTCCCGCGCGCGCGTAGCCTGATGCATCTGCGCAGCTATGAGACCGCCGTGCGCTTTGCCGAAGAGGGGCTGGGGCGCTGCGTGGCGCCGCTGGTGTCCTGCCTTGATAGCCAGCGCAGCACGGGGCTGCGGGTGCAAGTGATTGACGATCTGCCGCCCCGCCGCCTTGTCGCCCTGATCCCGCAGACGCATCTGCGCATTCAGGCCTATGCTGGATTGGTCGAGGCGTTGGGCAACGCCGCGCGTGCGCGCATTGATCCGGTCGCGGCAGCGCTGCCGCATTTGGGCTAG
- a CDS encoding ABC transporter permease — MAHPVFSSVLPAARVIFALILRDMSATYGRSYLGYAWAYLAPFGIITLLAIGFALIIPTPPLGRDFLLFYATGFLPFEMFFQLSQRLKDSLRFSRAILSYPRITWMDLVIARLALHGITQLAVFCAVIGVIMATRDTGAALAPAAIASALGLTAALGFGIGLMNAALIAYFPSWDRIWGVLSRPLIFASGVFFLYEGLPPAALTGPLGLILWLNPLLHITGLMRQGFYAEYSGDFIAPLYVAALAMTAIAMGLALLRYGYAKAVAR; from the coding sequence ATGGCGCATCCTGTCTTTTCCTCTGTTTTGCCCGCCGCACGGGTGATTTTCGCGCTGATCTTGCGCGACATGAGCGCGACTTACGGTCGCTCGTATCTGGGCTATGCCTGGGCCTATCTTGCGCCTTTTGGGATTATCACCCTATTGGCGATTGGTTTTGCACTGATTATCCCGACGCCGCCGCTGGGGCGGGATTTCCTGCTGTTCTATGCGACCGGCTTTTTGCCGTTCGAGATGTTCTTTCAATTGTCGCAGCGCCTGAAGGACAGTTTGCGATTCTCGCGCGCGATCCTCAGCTATCCGCGCATCACATGGATGGATCTGGTGATCGCGCGACTGGCGCTGCACGGGATCACGCAACTGGCTGTGTTTTGCGCCGTGATCGGCGTGATTATGGCCACGCGCGATACCGGCGCAGCGCTGGCCCCCGCGGCCATTGCCAGCGCGCTGGGGCTGACTGCAGCGCTAGGCTTTGGCATCGGGCTGATGAATGCGGCGCTGATCGCGTATTTCCCCAGCTGGGATCGGATATGGGGGGTGCTGTCGCGGCCCCTGATCTTTGCCTCGGGCGTGTTCTTTTTATACGAGGGCTTGCCCCCCGCCGCGCTGACCGGGCCCTTGGGGTTGATCCTGTGGCTGAACCCGCTGCTGCATATCACAGGCCTGATGCGGCAGGGGTTTTACGCCGAATACAGTGGTGATTTCATTGCACCGCTTTATGTGGCGGCACTGGCGATGACGGCAATTGCGATGGGTCTGGCACTGCTGCGCTATGGCTATGCAAAGGCCGTCGCGCGATGA
- a CDS encoding ABC transporter ATP-binding protein encodes MAQLSLRDVRKNFKGTEVLRGIDLEIGDRELVVFVGPSGCGKSTLLRMIAGLDDMTSGEFLLNGASMRDVPPSRRGIAMVFQSYALYPHMDVYENMAFGARLQGLDKDEVDRRIQEAARMLRLEPLLKRKPRELSGGQRQRVAIGRALTRKPEVFLLDEPLSNLDAALRSDVRLEIAKLHEDIGGTMIYVTHDQVEAMTLADKIVVMNAGRIEQVGAPRELYERPANTFVATFIGSPRMTLIRATRKGDAFAVAGSGAVELPGAPASGTEVTLGVRPDAFEIAQGGQGFGAEFVYSEYLGNDAYVYARLGDGTLVSARTDPAPRPERPGERITLRPIAAAVHFFDGESGQRL; translated from the coding sequence ATGGCCCAGCTATCGCTGCGAGATGTGCGCAAGAACTTCAAAGGCACCGAAGTGCTGCGCGGCATCGACCTTGAAATCGGCGACCGCGAGCTGGTGGTCTTCGTGGGGCCTTCGGGTTGCGGCAAGTCGACCCTGCTGCGGATGATCGCCGGCCTTGATGATATGACCAGCGGTGAGTTTTTGCTGAACGGCGCCTCGATGCGGGATGTGCCGCCGTCAAGGCGCGGCATTGCGATGGTGTTCCAGTCCTATGCGCTTTACCCGCATATGGATGTCTATGAAAACATGGCCTTTGGTGCGCGCCTGCAAGGTCTGGATAAGGACGAGGTTGATCGCCGTATCCAAGAAGCCGCGCGGATGCTGCGCCTTGAGCCGCTGCTCAAGCGCAAGCCGCGCGAGTTGTCGGGCGGCCAGCGCCAGCGTGTCGCCATTGGCCGCGCCCTGACGCGCAAGCCCGAAGTGTTTTTGCTGGACGAGCCGCTGTCGAACCTTGATGCGGCGCTGCGATCCGATGTGCGGCTGGAAATTGCCAAGCTGCACGAGGATATCGGCGGCACCATGATCTATGTCACCCATGATCAGGTCGAGGCGATGACGCTGGCCGATAAGATCGTGGTGATGAATGCGGGCCGCATTGAACAGGTCGGCGCGCCGCGCGAGCTATATGAACGTCCGGCCAATACGTTTGTTGCGACCTTTATCGGCTCGCCCCGCATGACGCTGATCCGCGCGACGCGGAAGGGCGATGCCTTTGCCGTCGCAGGCAGCGGCGCGGTCGAGCTGCCCGGCGCACCTGCCAGCGGCACAGAAGTCACACTGGGCGTACGCCCCGATGCCTTTGAAATTGCGCAGGGCGGTCAGGGCTTTGGTGCCGAATTCGTCTATTCCGAATATTTGGGCAATGACGCCTATGTCTACGCCCGCCTTGGCGATGGCACGCTGGTCAGCGCCCGCACCGATCCTGCGCCGCGCCCCGAGCGTCCGGGCGAGCGCATCACCCTGCGCCCCATTGCGGCTGCGGTGCATTTCTTTGACGGCGAAAGCGGCCAAAGGCTGTGA
- a CDS encoding extracellular solute-binding protein produces the protein MKNLFRTTAIALVGFSAAAPAFAQELSFWSWRQEDRAVYEDIISDFEAANPGITVNFETFEATNYNTILSTALAGDAGPDVMMVRAHGGLEMVASGGYLMPLSTESVPGVAGFPESALAAETLRSDETLYAVPFASQTQFILYNKGLFDQMGLSEPQTWDDLIATSEALKAAGLFAFGNGTGTAWQAETIATAIIASVIGKDFYDDLLAGNADFTDPRYVGGLEKLQEISAYFPDGFTGLDYAASQLLFTSGLAGMFAGGSYEVANFLAQNPDIEVGVFAAPGLAAEDPKLVGVYYDGGYAGNATTEHPEAVLTFLNYLTTVEFGQKFANELGNITPIPGVTFENPMLQRVSDLNQSSVPYIMLTNFRFGEPTGSVLLQAEVQRMFAGQIDAAGAGQAITTGLAAWYAPFQQ, from the coding sequence ATGAAGAACCTGTTTCGCACGACTGCGATCGCTTTAGTCGGCTTTTCCGCCGCCGCCCCCGCCTTCGCGCAAGAGTTAAGCTTCTGGAGCTGGCGTCAGGAAGACCGCGCCGTCTATGAGGATATCATCAGCGATTTCGAAGCCGCGAACCCCGGCATCACCGTGAATTTCGAGACCTTTGAGGCGACGAATTATAACACGATCCTGTCGACCGCGCTGGCGGGCGATGCTGGCCCCGATGTGATGATGGTACGCGCGCATGGCGGTTTGGAAATGGTCGCCTCGGGTGGCTATCTGATGCCGCTGTCAACCGAAAGCGTGCCGGGCGTTGCGGGCTTCCCCGAATCGGCGCTGGCCGCCGAGACGCTGCGTTCGGACGAGACGCTATATGCCGTGCCCTTCGCCTCGCAAACGCAATTCATCCTGTATAACAAGGGCCTGTTCGACCAGATGGGCCTGTCCGAGCCGCAGACCTGGGACGATCTGATCGCCACATCCGAGGCGCTGAAGGCCGCGGGCCTGTTCGCATTCGGCAATGGCACCGGCACCGCATGGCAGGCTGAAACCATCGCCACTGCGATCATCGCATCGGTCATTGGCAAGGATTTCTACGACGACCTGCTGGCCGGAAATGCCGATTTCACCGATCCGCGCTATGTCGGCGGTCTGGAAAAGCTGCAAGAGATTTCGGCCTATTTCCCCGATGGGTTCACGGGTCTGGACTATGCGGCCTCGCAACTGCTGTTCACTTCGGGCCTTGCGGGCATGTTCGCGGGTGGCTCGTATGAGGTGGCGAACTTCCTTGCGCAGAACCCTGATATCGAGGTTGGCGTCTTTGCTGCCCCGGGCCTTGCGGCCGAAGATCCCAAGCTGGTCGGCGTCTATTATGACGGCGGTTATGCGGGTAACGCGACGACTGAACATCCCGAGGCCGTGCTGACCTTCCTGAACTATCTGACCACCGTTGAATTTGGCCAGAAATTCGCGAACGAGCTGGGCAATATCACCCCCATTCCGGGTGTGACCTTTGAAAATCCGATGCTGCAACGCGTTTCGGATCTGAACCAAAGTTCGGTGCCCTACATCATGCTGACCAACTTCCGCTTTGGCGAGCCGACCGGTTCGGTGCTGCTGCAAGCCGAGGTTCAGCGCATGTTCGCAGGCCAGATCGACGCCGCGGGCGCAGGCCAAGCCATCACCACCGGCCTTGCCGCTTGGTATGCGCCCTTCCAGCAATAA
- a CDS encoding GntR family transcriptional regulator codes for MNYDDLNSAMASQSADSALYLRLARAIRDLVRDGRLHPGDPLPPERDLASNTGVSRVTVRKALAQLIATQEISSQQGSGNFITQAPATEPMQVGNPLLGGSVTLRQARLPSFTEVFRNRGLAAESIWMARALHAPTTEELMTLGLDLSEKVARLERVRWLDGRPIGVERSSLPASILPDPMAVTDSLYAQLDALGAAPVRAIQRISAANITPRDAATLGILPGAAVLRIERTAYLQSGRVAELSRAIYRADAYDVVTELKSVP; via the coding sequence ATGAATTACGACGACCTGAACAGCGCCATGGCCAGCCAAAGCGCGGATAGCGCGCTCTATCTGCGCCTTGCCCGCGCGATCCGTGATCTGGTGCGCGATGGCCGCCTGCATCCGGGCGATCCGCTGCCACCCGAACGCGATCTGGCCAGCAATACCGGCGTCAGCCGTGTGACCGTGCGCAAAGCCCTGGCGCAGTTGATCGCCACACAAGAAATCAGCAGCCAACAGGGATCGGGCAATTTCATCACCCAAGCCCCCGCGACCGAGCCGATGCAGGTCGGCAATCCGCTGCTGGGCGGGTCGGTCACCTTGCGCCAGGCGCGGCTGCCATCCTTTACCGAAGTGTTTCGCAATCGCGGACTTGCCGCCGAATCGATCTGGATGGCGCGCGCCTTGCACGCCCCCACGACCGAGGAATTGATGACCCTCGGCCTTGATCTGTCGGAAAAGGTCGCGCGGCTGGAACGCGTGCGCTGGCTGGATGGTCGCCCGATCGGGGTCGAGCGCAGCTCGCTGCCCGCCTCGATCCTGCCTGACCCGATGGCGGTGACCGATTCGCTTTATGCACAGTTGGACGCGCTGGGGGCCGCGCCCGTGCGGGCGATCCAACGGATTTCGGCGGCGAACATCACCCCGCGCGATGCGGCGACATTGGGCATCTTGCCCGGCGCCGCCGTCCTGCGGATCGAGCGCACTGCCTATCTGCAATCAGGACGCGTGGCCGAACTGTCGCGCGCGATCTATCGCGCCGATGCGTACGACGTGGTGACGGAACTTAAATCCGTGCCTTGA